A region of the Osmia bicornis bicornis chromosome 1, iOsmBic2.1, whole genome shotgun sequence genome:
AGataaggaaaatgttgttgtTCTTCAAATTCCCTGatacaatttatatttactttGTTATCGTCGCAACCTGAGCTAAATACAGTCGGAAACATTGCACGCTTTTTTGTCATGGTACCTCTACACAAGCGGTGAAATGGATACGCCCTGGAAGTACAAAATATATCATTGGTAAATATTtgtcatttttaaaatattttataattataaataattattatagataCTCACTGGCAGTCCACACCTTCGCTCCGAACTTGAAAGTAACAGAGTATAATAGCAAGAACAACTATGCATCGTTGGATGAATACTACAGCCTgcaatcaaaatttcaataattgtaatttttttattacaactTTTTCGTTACAACGATTAACGTATTAGTTAATTACCCGGTAAACTATCGCCGCATAGatataaataagaaaagaaatgtcAATTCACAACTTTATTTCCCTTGTTTCACCTCATAAATGGGCAAAAAAGGAAATAACTTAGGAAATCAATAGTGACCGCGTAGATCTGGCTACTCGAAATATAAAGGTCACTGGATCTCTTGTATTCCCTATACTCAATTTCACAATTTCATTCAACGTGTATCGGGTATGCGTTTGTTTCGATTCAACGACAGCAGAAAATGAACTTGCATCACCCAATTTGCGGCAAATTCCTTCCTTTCGACATCTTGTTTTCGTTATTTGTGAGCGCGTCTTTCGTGTGCAACGCTTAACAACCTCTCATTTCATGAAAAATATCCAAGGCAGATAGACGCAtgt
Encoded here:
- the LOC114881311 gene encoding uncharacterized protein LOC114881311 isoform X3, producing MAVVFIQRCIVVLAIILCYFQVRSEGVDCQAYPFHRLCRGTMTKKRAMFPTVFSSGCDDNKVNINCIREFEEQQHFPYLPLSKSRLLVALLNNNLQKDITRLSRHKGRNNEMDEQTPPLIDSFLSELESSDNY
- the LOC114881311 gene encoding uncharacterized protein LOC114881311 isoform X1 codes for the protein MTTAVVFIQRCIVVLAIILCYFQVRSEGVDCQAYPFHRLCRGTMTKKRAMFPTVFSSGCDDNKVNINCIREFEEQQHFPYLPLSKSRLLVALLNNNLQKDITRLSRHKGRNNEMDEQTPPLIDSFLSELESSDNY
- the LOC114881311 gene encoding uncharacterized protein LOC114881311 isoform X2, whose protein sequence is MDAVVFIQRCIVVLAIILCYFQVRSEGVDCQAYPFHRLCRGTMTKKRAMFPTVFSSGCDDNKVNINCIREFEEQQHFPYLPLSKSRLLVALLNNNLQKDITRLSRHKGRNNEMDEQTPPLIDSFLSELESSDNY